From Gemmatimonadota bacterium, one genomic window encodes:
- a CDS encoding peptidylprolyl isomerase, whose amino-acid sequence MQYLRIIALEDARPTGGDDLAELIAATATSHDYLRQTAVRALGRLENPELVEEIARHLADPVAEVRGQAVNALAQAVHRADGATALDLLLGHLASETEANVRGVYARSLGRLQIEGSDRARAIEAILDLSTVGGEDAHPSTLVGVALGLEAMVRNAPGTSIGGRAEGRLSNLVFFDRVRQQYGPQSAQVRLLALSAMGQAGAITVELVEGGLRDPDARVRIVAARYLSAVVAAARSEFIRRGLLDESVGVRIFTVQQLAREARDEVVCGRLLAVATRDESQAIRLLALDALAEPCTDPDAQTEILLGTASSVGPETRVNWQMGAHALVSLARFAPDFASRLVPVYVSHPNPFVRVYGARAASVLGQTDVVLELVGDPVANVRTAALQLLAQDDANDIDQLLVSQLASDDPQLLMTAARLLEGSELGFPVASAALTAFERISRARRETWRDPRGALLTRVAELGSGALAERLTPFLSDYDAVIAEQVAEVLELWTGRPHAADPQALPRSSLPRVADVPALGRATVLLHMQKGGTISIQPLPLIALTNSYRFVRLAREGYFDGLTFHRWAPNFVLQGGSPGANEYSGDGLYSRDEVGVFPHWRGTVGLSTRGHDTGDAQIFINLVDNVRLDHDYTVFGIVVSSMDLVDAILEGDVIERAEVLVTR is encoded by the coding sequence GTGCAGTACCTCCGGATCATCGCGCTGGAGGATGCCAGACCCACCGGGGGAGACGATCTCGCCGAGCTCATCGCTGCGACCGCGACTAGTCACGACTACCTGCGTCAGACCGCGGTGCGGGCACTCGGGCGGCTCGAAAATCCTGAGCTCGTCGAGGAGATCGCCAGGCACCTGGCGGATCCCGTAGCTGAAGTGCGTGGGCAAGCGGTCAACGCTCTCGCTCAGGCTGTTCATCGCGCCGACGGCGCCACCGCCCTCGACCTGCTGCTCGGCCATCTCGCTTCGGAGACCGAAGCCAACGTCCGGGGCGTATACGCGCGTTCGCTCGGGCGACTGCAGATCGAGGGAAGCGACCGGGCGCGAGCCATCGAGGCGATCCTCGACCTGAGCACCGTGGGCGGTGAGGACGCCCATCCTTCCACGCTGGTGGGTGTGGCGCTCGGCCTCGAGGCGATGGTGCGCAACGCCCCCGGGACCTCCATTGGCGGGCGCGCCGAAGGTCGCTTGTCGAACCTGGTCTTCTTCGACCGTGTGCGGCAGCAGTATGGCCCCCAGTCGGCCCAGGTGCGGTTGCTCGCACTATCCGCTATGGGGCAAGCCGGAGCGATCACCGTCGAGCTCGTCGAAGGTGGACTGAGGGATCCCGACGCGCGCGTGCGCATCGTGGCTGCCCGATACCTCAGTGCCGTCGTGGCTGCGGCGCGCTCGGAATTCATCCGCCGCGGCCTCCTTGACGAGTCCGTCGGAGTTCGGATCTTCACCGTCCAGCAGCTCGCTCGCGAAGCGCGGGACGAGGTCGTATGCGGGAGGCTGCTCGCGGTGGCGACACGCGACGAAAGCCAGGCGATACGGCTGCTCGCGCTCGACGCGCTTGCCGAACCGTGCACCGACCCGGACGCTCAGACGGAGATCCTATTGGGGACCGCGTCGTCCGTCGGTCCCGAGACGCGTGTCAACTGGCAGATGGGCGCGCACGCGCTGGTCTCCCTCGCTCGGTTCGCGCCGGACTTCGCGTCCCGGCTGGTCCCCGTCTACGTGAGCCACCCGAACCCTTTCGTTCGCGTCTACGGCGCCCGCGCGGCTTCGGTCCTGGGCCAGACCGACGTCGTACTCGAGCTGGTGGGGGACCCCGTGGCCAACGTGCGCACTGCCGCACTTCAGTTGTTGGCGCAGGACGACGCCAACGACATCGACCAACTACTGGTGAGCCAGCTGGCGTCCGACGACCCGCAGCTGTTGATGACCGCAGCGCGCCTGCTCGAGGGATCGGAGCTGGGCTTCCCCGTCGCCTCGGCTGCGTTGACGGCGTTCGAGCGGATCTCCCGAGCTCGCAGAGAGACGTGGCGGGACCCGCGAGGCGCGCTGCTGACGCGCGTCGCCGAGCTGGGAAGCGGCGCGCTCGCCGAACGGCTCACGCCGTTCCTGTCCGACTACGACGCTGTGATCGCCGAGCAGGTAGCCGAAGTGCTGGAGCTCTGGACAGGGCGGCCTCACGCGGCGGACCCGCAAGCGCTTCCGAGGAGCTCCCTTCCCCGAGTAGCCGACGTGCCGGCCTTGGGCAGGGCGACCGTTCTGCTTCATATGCAGAAGGGCGGAACGATCTCCATACAGCCGCTTCCCCTCATCGCGCTGACGAACTCGTACCGATTCGTTCGCCTCGCGCGCGAGGGCTATTTCGACGGACTCACCTTCCACCGCTGGGCACCGAATTTCGTGCTCCAGGGGGGTAGCCCGGGGGCGAACGAGTACTCGGGTGACGGACTGTATTCACGGGACGAGGTCGGCGTGTTTCCGCACTGGCGCGGCACAGTCGGGCTGTCGACGCGCGGCCATGACACGGGGGACGCGCAGATCTTCATCAACCTCGTCGACAATGTGCGCCTCGACCACGACTACACCGTCTTTGGGATCGTCGTAAGTAGCATGGACTTGGTCGATGCGATCCTGGAAGGCGACGTCATCGAGCGCGCCGAGGTTCTCGTCACCCGCTGA
- a CDS encoding phenylacetic acid degradation operon negative regulatory protein PaaX produces the protein MSAQRPQGLVFTLYGEYLLHRDEPIWVGSLISLLQPFGLSEGAVRTVLSRMARKGWLDGRRMGRNSFYDLAPMGRRLLEEGEDRIFHPSWDGPWDGSWFLLAYSIPEDVRHLRDRLRDRLAWLGFGSLGNGLWISPHDVEQEVQALAEQLGIEQHLECFRAQRVGGHEPQALVDRCWDLPGVNARYVEFTERWRAELDRCETGVSSGDVTAEECFTLRFDLLHEFRAFPLEDPYLPRTLLPEGWHGGAATQLFHSLHNVLKGPADEYVDGILAAAPSVPAAAGR, from the coding sequence ATGTCAGCCCAGCGTCCTCAAGGTCTCGTATTCACGCTCTATGGTGAGTACCTCCTGCACCGCGACGAGCCGATTTGGGTCGGCAGCCTCATCTCTCTGCTTCAGCCATTCGGCCTCTCGGAGGGCGCGGTCCGCACGGTGCTCTCGCGCATGGCGCGAAAAGGCTGGCTCGACGGACGACGCATGGGCCGGAATTCGTTCTACGACCTCGCGCCCATGGGACGCCGGCTCTTGGAGGAAGGCGAGGACCGCATCTTCCACCCGTCGTGGGACGGACCCTGGGACGGATCCTGGTTTCTGTTGGCCTACTCGATTCCGGAGGACGTCCGGCACCTGAGAGATCGGCTGCGCGACCGTCTCGCCTGGCTCGGATTCGGGTCCCTCGGCAACGGGCTCTGGATCTCGCCCCACGACGTCGAGCAGGAGGTTCAAGCGCTCGCCGAGCAGTTGGGCATCGAACAGCACCTCGAGTGTTTCCGCGCGCAGCGCGTCGGTGGTCACGAGCCGCAGGCGCTGGTCGATCGCTGCTGGGACCTTCCTGGCGTGAACGCGCGCTACGTGGAGTTCACGGAGCGGTGGCGTGCGGAGCTCGATCGGTGCGAGACCGGCGTGTCGTCGGGCGACGTAACCGCGGAGGAGTGCTTCACGTTGCGCTTCGACCTCCTGCACGAGTTCCGGGCCTTCCCTCTCGAGGATCCGTACCTGCCGCGGACCTTGCTGCCCGAAGGGTGGCACGGTGGAGCTGCTACTCAACTGTTTCACTCGTTGCACAACGTGCTCAAGGGTCCGGCAGACGAATACGTGGACGGGATTTTGGCCGCCGCTCCTTCGGTTCCCGCAGCGGCGGGGAGGTAG
- a CDS encoding MBL fold metallo-hydrolase: MRGKRVALAVGIAAALTSAPLCAQDYETTQIADGVYQFRWIGHNGMFVTTDEGVVAFDPINVDAARVFASEIQRIAPGSPLVGIVYSHSDADHSTGANALMDAMGQQNVPIIAHENALAPIRARGSADQPEPNVTFSNKLRFEIGGRWIELYYLGPSHTDNMAVPFIPDVGVAFAVDFVSLDRMGYQELPGWQFPEFFDAVSGLLDIPFETMIFGHGPPGDRAAIHRQIAYYDDLTTAVRGAVADGLTEDQAAQRIRLDQYSDWDRYEDWFPMNVRAVYRWVAGAGL, encoded by the coding sequence ATGAGAGGAAAACGAGTCGCGTTGGCCGTCGGAATCGCAGCCGCTCTGACGAGCGCGCCACTCTGCGCCCAGGACTACGAGACCACACAGATCGCCGACGGCGTCTACCAGTTCAGGTGGATCGGCCACAACGGGATGTTCGTCACCACCGACGAAGGCGTAGTCGCCTTCGACCCGATCAACGTCGACGCCGCGAGGGTATTCGCGTCGGAGATTCAGCGAATCGCGCCCGGCTCTCCCTTGGTGGGCATCGTGTACAGTCACAGTGATGCAGACCATTCGACCGGCGCCAATGCCCTCATGGACGCCATGGGTCAGCAGAACGTTCCCATCATCGCGCACGAGAACGCCCTCGCCCCCATTCGGGCGCGTGGGAGCGCCGATCAGCCCGAGCCGAACGTGACGTTCTCCAACAAGCTTCGCTTCGAGATCGGTGGCAGGTGGATCGAGCTCTACTATCTAGGGCCGAGCCATACCGACAACATGGCCGTGCCGTTCATTCCCGACGTGGGCGTGGCGTTCGCCGTCGACTTCGTCTCGCTCGACAGAATGGGGTATCAAGAGCTGCCGGGGTGGCAATTCCCGGAGTTCTTCGATGCGGTTTCAGGACTACTCGATATCCCGTTCGAGACGATGATCTTCGGGCACGGACCGCCGGGTGACCGAGCGGCGATCCATCGACAGATCGCCTACTACGACGACCTCACGACGGCGGTCCGCGGAGCGGTCGCGGACGGGCTCACGGAAGACCAAGCCGCTCAGCGTATCCGGCTCGATCAATACTCTGACTGGGATCGCTACGAAGACTGGTTCCCGATGAATGTGCGGGCGGTCTATCGGTGGGTTGCCGGCGCGGGCCTATAG
- a CDS encoding DUF1592 domain-containing protein, with amino-acid sequence MKSIVISSGVLGMTLVLAGESLDLPTYDVTVVPDPHEALATPEVDPNEIVASTCVRCHSDARLRGNLSLEDFDIATAPENAEVVERMIRKLRAGMMPPPGVRAPEGDTLLQLVEVLESTLDSAARRSPNPGRRTFQRLNRREFEYAILDLLDLSIDAGDWLPLDQMSANFDNIADVQSLSPMLLEAYLNAAADISRMAVGDRNASAVNVNYRQSIYQSQHPWDRVEGAPYGTRGGLVVEHVFPADGTYQFGMTFNSGRGTRFEDIDVSVDGERVALVAYTRSGEAADGRGGGALWTDPVFVRAGQHKVSAAFIRRFDGPYEDLIRPHGWSLAGGGSGGDGITTLPHLQDLIVGGPVEATGISNSPSRDKIFTCRPTSPSEEQPCARETIQRLASTAYRRPVDDDEVDGMMRFYLSGHEAGGFEQGIRSVLEAILASPFFVLRLEREPEGLAPGASYEIADLDLASRLSFFLWGTPPDDELIRIAEAGNLNDAQVLERQTRRMLADPRSEALGTRFAAQWLRLQDLYKVRPDPNFFPNFDETLADAMRRETEMFFNHLVRENRDALELLNGHYTFVNERLATHYGMKGIAGRHFRQVAYTDDVRSGLLGQGSVLVLTSFANRTSPVLRGKWVMEVLMGMPPPPPPPGIPDLEETAGTQDGVRLTTRERMELHRANPTCNSCHRFMDPIGLALDNFDVTGQWRVRENGMVLDTRGEFYDGTPIATPKQLADALLQRPIPLMRNLTENLMAYAIARRVEYYDQPSIREIVTEAEDDGKYRMADLIIGVVQSDAFRMKRTANSAVFEDARN; translated from the coding sequence ATGAAATCGATCGTCATCAGCTCCGGCGTGTTGGGCATGACACTCGTGCTCGCGGGCGAATCTCTCGACCTGCCGACCTACGACGTGACGGTTGTTCCCGATCCGCACGAGGCTCTCGCCACGCCGGAAGTCGATCCCAACGAAATCGTGGCCAGCACCTGCGTCCGATGCCACTCGGACGCGCGCCTCCGCGGCAATCTGTCCCTGGAGGATTTCGACATCGCGACCGCCCCGGAGAACGCGGAAGTGGTCGAGCGCATGATCCGCAAGCTTCGGGCCGGCATGATGCCTCCGCCGGGTGTGAGGGCGCCCGAGGGGGACACACTGCTACAGCTCGTCGAGGTGCTCGAGAGCACGCTCGACTCCGCGGCACGGCGGAGCCCGAACCCTGGGCGTCGGACCTTCCAGCGCCTGAACCGTCGCGAGTTCGAGTACGCCATACTCGACCTCCTCGATCTGAGCATCGACGCGGGAGACTGGCTCCCGCTCGACCAGATGAGCGCAAACTTCGACAACATCGCCGACGTACAGTCCCTCTCCCCGATGCTGCTGGAGGCCTACCTCAACGCAGCTGCCGACATCAGCCGCATGGCGGTGGGCGACCGAAACGCATCAGCGGTCAACGTGAACTACAGGCAGTCGATTTATCAGTCGCAGCACCCTTGGGACCGCGTGGAGGGCGCGCCGTACGGCACGCGGGGCGGGCTCGTCGTCGAGCACGTCTTCCCGGCAGATGGCACGTATCAGTTCGGTATGACCTTCAACAGCGGGCGGGGGACGCGCTTCGAAGACATCGACGTGTCGGTGGATGGCGAGCGCGTGGCGCTTGTGGCCTACACGCGATCCGGTGAGGCCGCGGATGGACGGGGCGGCGGGGCACTTTGGACGGACCCCGTATTCGTGCGCGCGGGTCAGCACAAGGTCTCGGCTGCGTTCATCCGACGCTTCGACGGTCCGTACGAAGATCTCATTCGTCCGCACGGCTGGTCGCTCGCCGGCGGTGGTTCGGGCGGAGACGGGATCACTACACTGCCGCACCTCCAGGATCTGATCGTCGGTGGACCTGTCGAGGCGACGGGGATCTCGAACAGTCCGTCTCGGGACAAGATCTTCACCTGCCGGCCTACGTCGCCTTCCGAGGAGCAGCCGTGCGCCCGTGAGACCATCCAGCGGCTCGCCTCCACAGCGTACCGCCGGCCCGTGGACGACGATGAAGTGGACGGCATGATGCGCTTCTACCTCAGCGGACATGAGGCTGGCGGTTTCGAGCAAGGCATTCGCAGCGTGCTCGAGGCGATTCTGGCCTCTCCGTTCTTCGTCCTCCGCCTCGAGCGGGAGCCTGAGGGTCTCGCCCCGGGTGCGTCGTACGAGATCGCGGATCTCGACCTCGCGTCGCGTCTCTCGTTCTTCCTGTGGGGCACCCCGCCGGACGACGAGCTGATTCGAATCGCCGAGGCCGGCAACCTCAACGATGCCCAGGTGCTCGAGCGCCAGACCCGTCGGATGCTGGCGGATCCTCGCTCCGAGGCGCTCGGCACGCGATTCGCGGCTCAGTGGTTGCGTCTCCAGGACCTGTACAAGGTTCGTCCGGACCCGAACTTCTTCCCGAACTTCGACGAGACGCTCGCCGACGCAATGCGCCGCGAGACCGAGATGTTCTTCAACCATCTCGTCCGGGAAAACCGGGACGCATTAGAGCTGTTAAACGGGCACTACACTTTTGTGAACGAGCGGCTCGCGACGCACTACGGGATGAAGGGCATCGCCGGCCGCCACTTCCGGCAGGTCGCTTATACGGACGACGTTCGAAGCGGGCTCCTGGGGCAGGGGAGTGTGCTCGTACTGACGTCGTTCGCCAACCGGACCTCTCCGGTGCTGCGCGGCAAGTGGGTCATGGAGGTCCTGATGGGGATGCCTCCTCCGCCCCCGCCGCCTGGAATTCCGGACCTGGAGGAGACCGCGGGCACGCAGGACGGCGTGCGTCTCACGACCCGGGAGCGCATGGAGCTGCACCGCGCGAACCCGACGTGCAACTCCTGCCATCGGTTCATGGATCCGATCGGCCTCGCTCTCGACAACTTCGACGTGACGGGGCAGTGGCGTGTCCGTGAAAACGGGATGGTACTCGACACCCGAGGCGAGTTTTACGATGGCACACCGATCGCGACGCCAAAGCAGCTCGCCGATGCTCTATTGCAGAGGCCAATACCGCTGATGCGGAATCTGACCGAGAACCTTATGGCGTACGCGATCGCCCGTCGGGTGGAGTACTACGATCAGCCGTCGATCCGAGAAATCGTGACCGAAGCGGAAGACGACGGCAAATATCGTATGGCCGACCTCATCATAGGAGTCGTGCAAAGCGATGCGTTCCGTATGAAGCGTACCGCCAACAGTGCGGTGTTTGAGGATGCAAGGAACTGA
- a CDS encoding DUF1552 domain-containing protein: MEFITGKHIGRRTFLKGLGATVGLPYLDAMVPAGRLSGAVARVAEEKTPLIVIEEVHGLAGCNNWGATQFLYAPETIGKDFELSDINALAPLREYQDYLTIVSNTDCRMAEAFTTPEIGGDHFRSSAVFLTQSHPKQTQGSDLFVGTSLDQIHARRFGQDTPLPSMQFTIPNIDQAGGCTYNYSCAYTDSISWASPSEPMPMIRDPRVAFDMLFGAGGTREERAVRRESRASILDWITGEVAAIRRELGSEDRQRMEQYLDNVREIERRIQMVEAHNSTGEERAIPEAPAGVPDSYTEHMHLMFDLQVLAIQTDMTRVISFKTGRDAESRVFPESGSDRPFHPASHHGGREEGVLEFNKICQFRVSMLPYLLDRLQNTMDGDKNLLERSIVMFGSPMADSNIHNHRRCPLIFLGKGNGILEGNLHLKATDGTPMANAMLRMMQDLGHTDMEGFGDSTGSMSLTSPGRATAQELH, translated from the coding sequence ATGGAGTTCATCACCGGGAAACACATCGGACGTAGGACATTCCTGAAGGGGCTCGGCGCCACCGTCGGCTTGCCCTATTTGGACGCGATGGTCCCCGCCGGGCGCCTGAGCGGCGCCGTGGCGCGAGTGGCGGAGGAGAAGACGCCGCTGATCGTGATCGAGGAGGTCCACGGACTCGCGGGCTGCAACAATTGGGGTGCGACGCAGTTCCTTTACGCGCCCGAGACGATCGGCAAGGACTTCGAGCTGTCTGACATCAACGCGCTCGCGCCGCTCCGTGAGTATCAGGACTACCTCACCATCGTCAGCAATACGGATTGCCGGATGGCAGAGGCCTTTACGACGCCGGAGATCGGGGGTGACCACTTCCGCTCGAGCGCGGTCTTCCTGACGCAGTCCCATCCGAAGCAGACGCAGGGATCCGATCTCTTCGTCGGCACGTCGCTGGACCAAATCCACGCAAGGCGCTTTGGCCAAGATACGCCGCTCCCGTCTATGCAGTTCACCATTCCGAACATCGACCAGGCCGGTGGCTGCACGTACAACTACTCGTGCGCGTACACGGATTCGATCAGCTGGGCTTCTCCCAGTGAGCCGATGCCGATGATCCGTGATCCGCGGGTGGCGTTCGACATGCTGTTCGGCGCCGGCGGTACGCGCGAAGAGCGGGCGGTACGGCGCGAATCCCGGGCGAGCATCCTCGATTGGATTACCGGCGAGGTTGCCGCGATCCGTCGCGAGCTCGGCTCGGAGGACCGTCAGCGCATGGAGCAGTACCTCGACAACGTCCGAGAGATCGAGCGTCGCATCCAGATGGTCGAGGCACACAACTCCACGGGTGAAGAACGCGCGATTCCGGAGGCACCCGCAGGCGTGCCGGACTCGTACACCGAGCACATGCACCTGATGTTCGACCTCCAGGTACTCGCCATCCAGACGGACATGACGCGGGTCATCTCTTTCAAGACCGGTCGCGATGCGGAGAGCCGGGTCTTCCCGGAGAGCGGCTCCGATCGTCCCTTCCACCCCGCGTCGCATCACGGCGGACGCGAGGAGGGGGTCCTCGAGTTCAACAAGATCTGCCAGTTTCGCGTGAGCATGCTCCCGTACCTGCTGGACAGGCTCCAGAACACGATGGACGGTGACAAGAACCTGCTCGAGCGATCGATCGTGATGTTCGGTTCGCCGATGGCCGATTCGAACATCCACAACCACCGTCGCTGCCCGCTCATCTTCCTGGGTAAGGGCAACGGAATTCTCGAGGGCAACCTCCACCTGAAGGCCACGGACGGGACCCCGATGGCCAATGCGATGCTCCGCATGATGCAGGACCTGGGGCACACGGACATGGAGGGCTTCGGGGATAGCACCGGAAGCATGTCGCTCACGTCGCCGGGTCGCGCAACCGCGCAGGAGCTCCACTAG
- a CDS encoding ankyrin repeat domain-containing protein, with protein MKAGLRSNVLGGLCLAVLIGAGAPDAPVADAPVADAAMRGDVDAVRQLLREGADVNAAQGDGMSALHWAAERGDAELTEMLLYAGAIIDVVTRIGEYTPLHIASRNGQLEVVSALLAAGADVGARTDPGGTTALHLAATAGDASVIDLLVEAGADVNGREAEWQQTPLIFAAARNRVDAIHALLEAGADPNLAAESFDLSAQRPIDRAANQRNADVLAAFTNDGAWAPTSAQIQAAVRAARQVYEAGIDEDAEEEEEDEDSRRRGPPNIVSKGGLTPLLHATRQGHLESIAALLDGGANIDQVGGGDGTSPLLIATINGQFDAAMLLLERGADPNVASSLNGVSPLWATVNSEWQPRTRFPQPQERGQQQNGYLETMEALLSSGADANHRITMHPWYMVYSGCGNGNCGLIDTNGATAFLRSAYATDVNAMKLLYRWGANPFLTTKAPERRPSRSARARQQAISQIADADEFAELSDSTKASVLRSVWNELPDSVKEDLPEFTVTDTPDAVREDVLAHAQRQDSVKAAEPDPSGLPPVPVGGPGVWAIHAASGVGYGEGFAGNAHRHVDNGWLSSVKFLVEEVGMDVDARDHNGYTAMHHAAARGDNEMILYLVEKGGDVTVVSRRGQSTADMANAPVSRLSPFPETIALLVSLGAVNNDNCVSCQ; from the coding sequence ATGAAAGCAGGTCTACGCTCCAACGTTCTAGGTGGTCTTTGTCTCGCTGTCCTAATCGGCGCCGGCGCGCCCGACGCTCCGGTGGCGGACGCTCCGGTGGCGGACGCGGCGATGAGGGGAGATGTCGACGCGGTGCGTCAGCTTCTCCGGGAAGGTGCGGACGTCAACGCGGCGCAAGGCGACGGCATGAGCGCGCTGCACTGGGCTGCGGAGCGTGGCGACGCCGAGCTCACCGAGATGCTGCTCTATGCGGGTGCCATCATCGATGTGGTTACTCGTATCGGCGAGTATACCCCGCTCCACATCGCGAGCAGAAATGGGCAGCTGGAGGTAGTCTCCGCGCTGCTCGCCGCCGGCGCCGACGTCGGCGCCAGGACGGATCCGGGCGGTACCACGGCGTTGCACTTGGCCGCCACTGCCGGTGACGCGTCTGTCATCGACCTACTCGTCGAGGCTGGAGCCGATGTCAACGGGCGTGAGGCCGAGTGGCAGCAGACGCCTCTGATCTTTGCGGCCGCCCGGAATCGCGTAGACGCGATCCATGCGCTTCTGGAAGCGGGCGCGGATCCGAACCTCGCCGCCGAGTCCTTCGATCTGAGCGCTCAGCGCCCGATCGACCGCGCCGCGAACCAAAGGAATGCGGATGTGCTCGCAGCGTTCACCAATGACGGCGCATGGGCGCCCACATCGGCTCAGATCCAGGCGGCCGTGCGCGCGGCGCGCCAGGTGTACGAGGCGGGCATCGACGAGGATGCGGAAGAGGAAGAGGAGGACGAGGACTCACGCCGCCGTGGGCCCCCGAATATCGTCAGCAAGGGGGGACTCACGCCGCTTCTGCACGCCACGCGTCAAGGCCATCTCGAGTCGATAGCCGCGCTCTTGGACGGTGGGGCCAACATCGATCAGGTGGGAGGAGGAGACGGCACATCGCCCCTTCTAATTGCGACGATCAACGGTCAGTTCGACGCGGCGATGCTCCTCTTGGAGCGGGGCGCGGACCCGAACGTCGCGTCGTCCCTCAACGGCGTCTCGCCGCTGTGGGCGACCGTAAACTCCGAGTGGCAGCCCCGCACGCGCTTCCCGCAGCCGCAGGAGCGCGGGCAGCAGCAAAACGGCTACCTCGAGACGATGGAGGCTCTGCTCTCATCAGGAGCGGACGCGAACCACCGGATTACGATGCACCCCTGGTACATGGTGTACAGCGGGTGCGGGAATGGCAACTGTGGGCTGATCGACACCAACGGTGCGACCGCCTTCCTCCGTTCTGCCTACGCGACGGATGTAAACGCGATGAAGCTCCTGTACCGCTGGGGTGCCAATCCATTCCTCACGACGAAGGCACCGGAGCGGCGGCCTAGCAGGAGTGCGCGCGCGCGTCAGCAAGCCATCAGTCAGATCGCCGATGCGGACGAGTTCGCAGAGCTGTCCGACTCGACGAAGGCCTCTGTGCTTCGCTCCGTCTGGAACGAGCTTCCGGACTCCGTGAAGGAAGATCTGCCCGAGTTCACCGTCACCGACACGCCTGATGCGGTTCGCGAGGATGTTCTGGCCCACGCTCAGCGACAGGACTCGGTCAAGGCGGCCGAGCCGGATCCTTCGGGTCTGCCCCCGGTTCCGGTCGGTGGCCCGGGCGTTTGGGCGATCCACGCCGCTTCCGGAGTGGGATACGGCGAGGGCTTCGCCGGTAACGCGCACCGACATGTCGACAACGGGTGGCTTTCCTCGGTGAAGTTCCTGGTCGAGGAGGTGGGTATGGACGTGGACGCCCGAGATCACAACGGTTACACCGCGATGCACCACGCGGCGGCTCGCGGCGACAACGAGATGATCCTGTACCTAGTGGAAAAGGGAGGCGACGTCACGGTCGTCAGTCGACGGGGGCAATCGACCGCGGACATGGCCAACGCGCCGGTGTCCAGGCTGTCGCCGTTTCCCGAAACGATCGCTCTGCTCGTCAGCCTCGGTGCTGTGAACAACGACAACTGTGTGAGCTGCCAGTAG